In the Amblyraja radiata isolate CabotCenter1 chromosome 12, sAmbRad1.1.pri, whole genome shotgun sequence genome, TAAGTTATGCTGCAAGGTCGGTTAGAAAGcaatttcagtgcaacaaaaaaaTGCAAGAACACCTAAACATTTATGAAATATTGAAAATTGAATTTACCAACCTGTACCCTTAGTATCATCTCCTTCCATATCCCATTCCTAGAAATTCAGTTTCACATGGAACTACTTTACAAAATGCCAAAACTTTGGCCAGAATCTTCTCACCAaaaagattattatttgaataccTGCCTTCCGTAcaacagtggcgacccgaccccggagcgggcagcggcagtggcgacccgaccccggagcgggcagcggcagtggcgacccgaccccggagcgggcagcggcagtggcgacccgaccccggagcgggcagcggcagtggcgacccgaactcggcgcaggcagcggctgcggcgacccgaccccggagcgggcagcgactgcggcagcagccaccagacctcggagcgggcagcggcagcggcagcagcgatccgacctcggaggaccggccgcgggcccgggggacgacatcgtcgggaactcgcaggttggtgacctgttctgcggagctcccgcgacaacagctgtgtcctctggactggagggccgcagcttcggcggcttcgaccaccccgggccgcggagctgaaccagcccgttcgcgaagcttggattcagccgcgggactgacattacttaccatcgcccggcggggtcacaacatccgaagcctggatcgcttcGGCGcacagggagaataagaaggaaagagacaaaaacttaagacttttgccttccatcacagtgaggagtattcaactcactgtggtggatgttaatttgtgttttttgtgtgtgtttttgccattttttactatatgtaggactgcaaggcaacaaaatttcgttcagaccgcaaggtctgaatgacaataaaggctactttactttactttactttactttactttactttactttactttaccacCAACAACTGCACCCAGCCCTAGATCCATGCAGCTCCCAGTAAAGTGTAAGTACCAAATATCTTATTCATACATTGCAAGGCCACATAGTGGCAGGAAATCTGGAGGTTTTTACCCTCAGTAAACCCAGTTGTCACACATACCTTCAGGATTCTGATCTAGATCAGTCCTCAGTGATACAGTTTGATATCTTCCAGTTCCATCATTGTATTCCACATTTCTGTTCCTTTCCAGATGAATGCCCGCACTTGGAACTGTCCTTATATTTGGGCCCATGTTCAGATCGTGTGCTTTTGACCCTCTTTCTACGTTGGACGCATCATTGGTAAATGGAGCATTTGCATTGTCATGGCATGCAGAAGCTATTTTTTTGTGCAATGGACCCTGCGCAGGTCTCTCTGTCACTACAAGTATGTGTGCCGTGTTTGTTGGTACAATCAGTACGTTCGGTTTCTTAGGGACGGGAGGTGGAGTCttacttttctttttctcaacgTATTGGGTGGAACTCCTGGTTAATTCAGTGGAACAGAGCCTTTGGGTCTCGTCTCGGGTGGTCAATGGTACGCTTCTGGATTGTTTGTTGTCCACATAATTACTCTGAAGGTGATTAGGTTGAACATGTGCAGGATTTGGAGATGCCTGAAGCTTCTGGCTATCTGGCTTATCTAAAGAGTCTTGTTTTTTGACACCAACCTTTCTAAATACTGTGCTAAATCCTCTATTTGAAGATACTGGTGAAGGTACAGTAGATGTGGGTGATGGATGCTCGATGGGAGAAAGCTTTAGAGCAATACTTGAAGGCCTTTTTGACATTGGTGGCTTCCCTGGAACTGGAGGCCGGACCTTTCTCAGGGGAGTTTCGGAGGATTCACTGTGGGTTATCTGTGGTGGTTCTAGAAATTCCGTGTGATCCTCATTCTCCGATCTACTGACCGAGCGAAGACGTACTGACTCCAAGACTGTCTGTGTTATGACTGGCATAGAAGGCTGGTTAGGGCTATGTTTCTGGCTGGGTTTGTTAATGTTCGAAGAGTCAGAGTGTCGTCTGCTGGCTTTGGATTTGCTTTTGAAAGACAGCAGCCCCGACAGATCCAAATGAGGAGGCGGAGAGATGGGCAACTCAAAGATGCGCTTTGACTTGGGGCTCTTCTCATTCGGGGAGGTTGGCTGTAACGAGGACTTCCGTTCTGGGACCTTGGGTTTTGCTTTGCCACCTGGCTGTGGCACATGGCCTTGATAAACAGACATCGGAAAATACGTTGTGGGAGTTTCCGACTGACTTGAATAACCACTGGATGGTGACATCAGACCAGGGAGCTTCCCTGGAGaagacatttttgattctgcCTCGACGGATAACTGGGATGGTGTTGTGGCCCTTGAAATAGATGGTGACGTCAATGATTCAGAACTGCCACGGGACTTGACGCATTCAATCACAGTTATCCCTGTTGTAGTACTGGAGTTTGATAATGATCTATATGGATCATTAGACTTCCAGTCATTAAGGAACCAATGTTCTGTGTACCGTATTGGTTCTCCATCTCTCAGTGTGGGTGTAGTTGAGCTGGAGTGGGCATCTGATACAAAGCCACTAGATTCATTGCTACCTACTGATTCACTTTGAATGACCTGCTTCTCTGAAGGGATAAAGAGCTTTGTTGGCCTGTTTTCTTGAGGAGAGCTGTTTGCGGATGTTTCCTCAGGGTCCAAACTAATCTCGCACGTCTTCAGAGAGACATTCCGCACGGGTGGAACCGGCTTCTTCTTTGGCTTTTTCAGAGAGATGCTTCTTGACCGAGGCCTCGATTTCTGGGATCCTTCCTGGTCAGTCATCACAGAGACATTCTCGTTACTTTGGCTCTCTTCTGAGCTGGCACTCGGGTAACGCATGATGTAATTGGCACTGTGTCGCCGTGTGTGGTCATAGTGCTTGGAGTCATAGCTTCTTATAGCATCCGATGAACAACACGAGCCAGAATCTGTCGGCGTTGACAGAGATCTCTCACGGAATGTGCAAGCTTCCGCATTTGCATAACCCGGGAACTCCAGGTTTGAGTTTGCATCTTCACTTGCATTGTTGATTGGGTAAATTATAATTCGTTCGTGGTTAGTCCTTGTATCCTTGTGATTCTGAGATTTCTCTGCTGCTTCCCCTGGAGTTGATGTGAAGGAGCTGACCATAGGGCTTCTGGTATTTTGTCTTTGGCCTTCCCTTGGTAAAAAGGTGGAGAGTGGAACACTGCGCTCTGTATGCGAGCCATCATTCAGTAACACTCCCGAGTCCTGCTGCGAACAATGTTTCAAGCATTGAAGTGACAGAGTTGGAGGCATATCTGAAAGGTGAGGAGAACACACAGAGTTGCTGCCATTCCAGGCTCTGCTGGAAGAATGTGGGCTCTCCGTATCGTTTTCCCGGTCGGACATGGTAGCACTTGACCCCTGTGCTGAGGAGCAAGGGGTACGCTGCCCATGAGACTGACCACTGCTGTAAGTTTGACTGAATGTCACAGGAGCATGTGTGCCATCATGCAAGGCCTCCACTGACACCGAGCTTGGTGCAGTTACAGCACTCGAATTGTTCAAGGACGAAGAAAAACTAGATCCTCTCATCTGATCCCAAGAAGTGTTAAGAGAAGAGAAGCTATGTTCGCTTATCGACGTAGGCATCATCTGGGGATTGTTCATTGTGAATGTGATGTTCCCTGAAGACTGAGATAGATTTGAATTGTTTATTTGACCGAGATCACTTTGTACCTTCCTGAGAGTTGGGGGGAATGACTGCACCATCCCAAGATTGCCGACTTGGTTGCCGCTCATAACATTCATATCTTCATCAAAGGTAAAGAGACGTTGGTTTGCCTCTGTCTTTGTTAACGCATGAGGAGGTCTCGATCCTTCCTTCAAAGAACCTAAAAAGCGAAAGGAAAATTGACCCCATGAAAATTTTTGTCAGAGAAACATTAACTGCAAGTCACTTACTTCCTTTGTAGTGTTTCCAAATGACACAAGCAAATGTAAATAGTTTCCAACACATTTACATTCCCTGCAGGAGTTGCAAGCACATGTTGGCAGCACTGAATGCTTTGGTTTAAAAACTTTGTGTTTCAGAGACATTCCACATCACAAATGAAGCATAACCAATTGATTATTTCCCAAATGCAGCATTAAAATATTGCGCAGTACCGCACTCTAAGTATACAGTTGCCTGTGAAGGGCACTGTCACGGAGCAAAGGTGACCTCACTCTTGACAGAGACAGCCCAGCTAAAATCACTAGACCATTAATCAACTCAATTTAGGTTTCTCCTGTAGAATTGCATATCTAACTTGCATATCTAACTTTGTCCTGCATCCAGCAATACATCAATCCTTTCATTGGATGAATAatgtttatgtttttatgtagtttttgttatttttgttggggtatgtgtgtgggggggtgggggtggtgtgggggggggggggggtgggggtaacttttaaatctctccctgcacgggagacccgaccttttctttgtcgggtctccgttgtcgttggggctgcaacgaggagcggcctccaacaggaagaccgggggctgtggtgccgactactcacctcaccgtcgcggagctggccgagtccagagcgggtggagctgtggtggacgctgctgcggcccgacctccggaggttcggaggctgcaactgcgggtctggcggacggcggcaccgggagcccgctggtccctggagggagaccgcttttcagggctcccgcaacggcgacttctcccgcccgagttgcggggttgaagagctcctggagcggggccttacatcatcgccccgcgcggcttggaatggcggcgggtctctgcgagcgcgcgccgggggctctaacatcaagaacccggtgtgcggccttgcatcacccggcgtggctttaatggccgcgggacaattcgccatcgcccgccgggggctttgaacgtgactttgactctgacatcggggggggggagagtgcagtggagagataagtttttttggccttccatcatagcaatgtgatggatgtttatgtaaattatgttgtgtcttgggtctatttgtttgtaatgtatggctgcagaaacggcatttcgtttggacctcaaggggtccaaatgacaataaattgaattgtatgtattgtattgtattgtataagacCCTTGATAaagggacaagcttttcccatgttCATGTGGTACCAATAATTCCAAATAATCTTAGGTAGTGTGTTCTAAGTGTTCAAAAGAAAATACAGTCTACATTCTCGCTACTCCACAACTCTTTTATCTATTTACCACTCGTATAGTAAAATATTCCAAGCCATTTCACAGGAGGATTATCAGATAAAATTTAATATTTTATCACATGGGGAGACCATGGGGCGGATTCATCTTAAGGATGTTTTAAAGGACAAGGGGCAGAGGTAACCAGCTACTGGCAAAAACCCAATGCTTGGAGCCTGTAGGTAAAACATGGCATTCAATGAGAGGGAAAGAAATTCCCCCTTTAATCTACAACTTCCTCTGCTGTCTGTTGCTTGTTTATCAGGTGCCTCTGCTCCCCAGTTCTTTAGATCTCTTCTCTACCATTCACATATGCTCATTCTTCCCTGCTCCTTGTGCCTATCCCACCTTCCACTACTTATTTCcctcggtggcacagcggtaaagttgctgctttacagcgccagtgacccgggttcgatcctgactacggagtttgtacgttctccccgagaccgtgtgggtttcccccggggttactcctgcttcctcccacattccaaagaaatgcagagttgcaggttcattggctttggtaaagattgtaaatagtccccagtgtttAGAATAGgtctaatgtatggggtgataggtggtcggcagggactcggtgggctgaacagcTTGTTTAGTTCTGTATttttaatgtctaaagtaatataATGGACTGGGAATAATACAACTTCTGTGCTGATGCAAAAACCATCACATATCTTCCCGCacgtaacccatatccctccattccctgcatatccatttgcctatccaaaagtcgtctaacatatctgcctcaaccactaccTCCGGCAGCACTTTCTGGGCACTCACTATCCTCTTATGTTATAAATttgtcccacacatctttaaATTATGTTTATCTCAACTTAAAGTTGTGCCCTAAATATGGACTTGTACCCAAACAAACTACTTACACCAAGCTGACAAACTCCTGGATGAGTTACTGCTTTATCGTCATATAACATTTATAAAGAACTTGATAATTTCTCCCTCTTTCTGAGACTTGTGATTCATTATGGGTCGCACGTTCCCCACACTTCCATACCATCATTGGTAGCTGTATATTCTGCAGTCTGTCACCTGGACGCTTACTTTAAAGTTCTCTCCTCCTTTAAGAGAGTCCTTAATGTCCAATTATTTGACCAGCTTTTAATTGCATcctactaccctcccctttaacaTGGTTGCACCTTTACCAGAATAAGTTACAGTAAAGCGTGTTAAAGCATGGTTTACTTGATTTGATAAACTATGGCATGCGTGTAGAATTACCCCAAATATAACTGTGGGACTCAGCAAGACCAATCATTATCTAATGTTTATCTGGGCTAGCAGAGGCATAAGATATTTGTGTAAAGTGTGTGAATTACTCTGGCTAGTTGAGAGTGTAATACATGCAGGCCGGCCAGTATATTGTTGGCAATTTATGAATCCCTTAGCCGATGAAGTTATTCAAAGGACTTGCAATCACACAACGAAGACATGATGCAAAATGAACATGAAAACCAATCTCTGCTAATCAATGTTTCATTTCTGGAGGAAGACAACTAAGTACATCTGTTTGTGAAAAATTATATTAAAGAAACAAGAATATTGGAATAAAGGGAGAATGGGGAAACAACGAGACAAAATATTGGATTGTTTTGTCCAAGCGACACATGCCCCAACATCATTTGCTTTTGCTCGCGAGCTCATACACTACATCTGTAAATACTGCTATTACATTAAGAAAGTAGAATGAATATTGGTTCCATGTAACCTTTTTCgacctttagattttagagatataacgcggaagcaggcccttcggcccaccgattccatgctgaccagcgatcagtacaccagtactatccaacacacgagggacaatttacaatttttaccaattcCAATTAACCTAACTCACCTGTCCGTCTTTTGAGAATGGGAGGAacacggagcacccagagaaaacctatgcattcacggggagaacatacaaaccccatacaaacagcacccgttgtcacggTCCAACccaaggtctctggcgatgtaaggcagcaactctaccactgcaccactgtgccacacctcTGCCCCATAATGGGTATTCACTCAACATTGGCCTGAGGATTCCCTCAAAGACCAAGCAAATCTTTaattacagtcatagagtcatatggcacagaaacagacccttcagtccactcCAGACCATGCTGCCCATCAAACGCCTATTTGCACATTTTGACTTCTGACATTGCACCATAGATTGTTCTATTGTCATTGTTCATCCCCACAATCTTCTCGTACAATTACTCCTCAGTTGCTATGGCAACGCATTTTGTGTTCTTAGCTGTGCATAATACGCATCCCTGAACCTAGCCTGCATCATTCTTACAAAGAACTCCAGACACCTCAGTTCTACCAAATGTCCTTGTCTCTCTACAGCATAGTCATGGTTAATGGGTTTAAGGATATTGAGTTCAAGTCCACTGAAACTTTTTTAGAGTTGAATCTCCCAAAATTTGGTTTACATTTTTGCCACCTTTGTGGTTAGCTAATGGTTGAACCATTCTCACTCCAGatcctgcctgaaccactgaaagTGGTCAGTGTCCATTTCAAATTCCCATTATATGCACTTTGCATATGTTCGCTGTTCTCACTAATGGCTCTTGCACAAATGAGACatggggaactgcaggtgctggtttacaataataaaatactaagtgctggagtaactcagccattcaggcagcatctctgcaggatatggataggcgaggttttgggttgggacccttctcaggCCTGCACAAATGGGctaaaatgtacaaactcaaatGCAGCGATATTCTCTCAGCCACTAGATGGTGGTCTTGTCCATCTTAGAATGGAGCCACTTCAACAGGAACCCACTCAAGCTGCTCGCTGTGATTGTGTTACATTCTTGTGCACATTATGTTATCAGAGTTGAACCATTACAAAtaaccctgaaacgtcacttatcctttttctccagggatgctgcctgacccgctgagttacgccagcactttgtgtttatcctcAAAATCAGCTATGTCTCAGTCAAGTGGCtttccattcttctaaactccagcaaatacaaaGCCTTATCTCTCacccagggccggcgttaagccgatttgaccgattgctcccaattgggccccgcgcccaagcggggccccgcactaatgttcagtatttcgtacggaaatacgaattctctttgttaaataaagatttttttaaattcgccatccggatttttttaaacgaacatgtataacaaccgctgcacggccatcatacacaaacgatttgttaactagtgctgttagcacatcttaacggtaagtacttaacaccttgttatgcaatgtcatgaatctgcatctatccgcattcctcagtaaatgttatagtgttttgaacaagtattaatgacgccgtgttcctttgaataaaattcacgcggcgtcattaatacttgtttaaaacacaattacatttactgaggaatgtagatcgatgacacgttgagaatttcatttaactcaccatcatgagtgagggccccggaccgcgagaaggggcttcttcctggtgtgcaggtttgtcattcacctatcgacccacgttgtgtccaaagatcttatagcggatctttggttgtgtctctctgtcttttgctcactccctccctccctccctctttctctcgcgctctctctcctgctccccatattgtctctctctagctctcccactccctctctatcaccctgtcccctcagcattcccagaatcattgacgttttgcggtagacaaaaatgctggagaaaccctgcgggtgaggcagccgcctggcccgctgagttcctccagcactctgtgttttttgtttggctctgaagttgaagttggctcagcgggacgggcagcggctctggggagagggttgtgtttctggtcgaagcccttcttcagacaatcacaagtactctcatcgacgcgagttcagttcggtctgaagaagggtcttctctccagagtcgctgcgctgcctgtcctgctgagttactccagctttatgtctatcttcaatttcagagaattacaatttctcacggggggcttataacgtctctaaacccctctgggaccctctgaacacctctaaaccccctctagcccccctatttccctctattcccctctaaacaattgtaaacacacctgaacccatctgaagccctctaaacatctctaaaccgtttaaacccctctaaactaggaggctgcaaggtgacttggataggctgggtgagtgggcaaatgcatgggagatgcagtataaagtggataactgtgaggttatccactttggtggcaaaaacaggaaagtatatTATCTGaagtgtggccgattaggaaaaggggagatgcaacgaaaaatgctcacggcagaccaaacgtgttaaacagaaattggtcagatattgagctttacacagtgagaaatcatgtgaaataatcactgaatttaattttaaatgaatgtacctgcatgttatactgtttagtttggagataccaccagatagtctggttgatacaaccagattagtttggagatacaaccagattagtttggagatacaaccagatagtccactgagttcgcaccgaccagcgatttttgttacagatttgacaaatttatttggcggccaatcaaacgctgtctctaagggggttgcatccaatcaccaaccagcttgccttaaaattcccgaaactacacgaaatataaacatacataaatttttacttttctagagtaggggccccgccatcagttttctaattgggccccgcaattcctagcaccggccctgctctCACCTCATAAGACAACCTGCCCATTTTGCCTTTAAATCTATTAACCTGTTCACAACATTTGCTCACCGACCGAGCCGTATGGGCATTGTGGATTTCTGCTGCTTAGTAAGAAGTTGAGGGATTTgatcagggggggagggggggggctcacCTGGCTGAGGCTGAACTGGCTCGCACAAGCCAGTGATTGTCCGCCTCCTCCTCAGTGTACTCTTTGGGTTCACCGCGGTCTCTGTGTTGAATAAAGAGTGCCGCACGATCGCCTGCCGTTCAACGGCTTCTCCTGAACAAGAACAAAGGTGAGACAAAATGGATCTTCCGCAAAGCCATTcactattgaagaagggtctcgacccgaaacgtcgcctatttcctttgctccatagatgctgccttacccgctgagtttctccagcatttttgtctaccttcgattttccagcatctgcagttccttcttaaacactattgaACATGAGGCCCACAGCACCATTCTTCTGTTATCCTTTCACCTTCAGTGATAAAGGTGGCCCTGACTgattcctaatgcccctgtcccacttaggaaacctgaacggaagcctctggagactttgcgccccacccaaggtttccgtgcggttcccggaggttgaaggtggttgccggaggttgcaggtagtggaagcaagtagggagactgacaaaaacctccgggaacctccaggaactgcacggaaaccttgggtggggcacaaagtctccagaggtttcgtttcaggtttcctaagtgggacaggggcataagggtgacTCCCAGCAGCCCCATTGCTTCATGTGAACCAAGTGTTGGCACTCTATCTCTCCACTACAGCTCGGTAAAGGCTGATTGCCCCTTTCTCATTCATTGCACAGAACAGCACTGAAATGATCGGCCTGAAATGATAACGCCACTTCTTCCACCATTGATGCCGCCCGCTCTACTGAATATTTCTGGCATGCGTTATTTAATGCATCACTTTGAGCTGCATTTGAACCTGGTTCACAAAGCTTAAAAATCAGCATCTAACTCACAGCACCAAACAGCTCCTATTAATGTACTATGCTCATCATGGATTAAAATGCAGCAGGGTCAAGCTATTGTAATATCAATTAATTAGGTGAAATTTAGATCACGAGTCAGGACAGCAGCAAATGTCAAACTTTTGTCTGGAACATGACCTTCAATAACTGATCACTATTCAAAACCTAGATTAAATAAACATCACAGAACATGTGTCTTCTAATATTGGTGCCCTTTCCAGTCAATTCATTTTGCTATCTTAATAAGGAATGATTTGAATGTTTTTAGGGTATAGATCCAAATGTCAGCTGCCTATTTCTCTATTTCATTattgtgtgaggtgtgtgtgtttgGTCACTTAGTTGTAAATTATAGACTGCGCATGTCCAGTCTACACTGAACTAGGTACACCAGATGATTCAAAATCttaaagaaacaaggaactgcagatgctggtttacaaaagaagaaacaaagtgctggagtaactcagtgagtcatgcagcatctcaggagaacatggataggcgacatttcaggtctagacccgtcttcggtctgaagacctgaaacgtcaatttaaaaaaatcatcctTGCTCCCTTCGGTTGAGGACACACAAAATCAGAGAAGGATTCTGCCACTCCTGAATATAAGTGAATTAGTTAGGGACAGTCCCTTCTCACCAGCAGCTAGCCAACCATCTGTATGCTTTCTCCTGCTTAACCATTTGGGTGAGGCACTAGAGCTGGCAGCAACAATGGACCTGGACCATTCACACTGACAAGCTTGGTTTAAGAATAACAGCAGTTTGAAATTATGTGCCTCTTTAAAAGTTAAAACATTTCCATGCTTTCTTGGTGGATTAAGATCAGTCCCAAATTATTTGTCAAAATCATTACTCCTGAATTTTGTTTGCAGACTTTTATAATCACTACAACTGCCCAATGCTCACTCTCCCTCCTGTCCATTCGTCACGCACACTCCTACATAACCCTCATTCACTTCTCTACCTATTCCTCTCTACCCTCACAATCATCTCTCACTCACCTTCCTACCCAAATGTGACACACTAATCTCCATGTCTCTCACTCCTCCTCCTACCCATCCATCATCCATTCCCATGCCATCCCTCACCCTCCTACCTCTCTCTCATGCCTCGTCCTATCTATCTCTCACATTCCTCTACCCATCATTAATTCACCCTCCAAACTATTCCCCACTCACCCTCCTACCTACCCCTCACTCATTCCATTACCCATTCCTCATTTACCCCTCTATACTCTGCACTGGCTGACTCTGTTCTTAATCTCAGCCTCAATGgctgacctctctctctctctctctctctctccctccctccctacctctcactccctccctacctctccctccctctccccctccctctccctccctctctctctctccccctccctccctcccccctgcatGGAGTGACTCTAACCCAAACCTCGGTCTACACATCTCCGACATGTAACACAGCCTCTCTCTGCACTGATTGCACTTGTCTCTGGCATTTGCTGTGATCATCATTGGTGCTCAGCCCCATTCTGCACTAatttacagtgtgtgtgtgtgtgtgtgtgaattgtaAAACAGAGTGCACTGTACCAGTCACATTGATAGGCACCAGGTCCGCCTGTACCGTTCGTGCCTGGTGCCACCTCTTTTTCTCTGGTGTTGACTGTGGGATGCCTTGAGTCCACTTGGGTGGTTTATCGGGTGTACTTGGGGAGCTCAGAAATTGTTCGTGTGGTTTTACACCAAAGGTGGTCGTCTCATCTTCACTGCTGGACCTTGTGCTTGGCTGATGCAACGAAACACACAAATCAGAGATGGAATACATTTCAGTAAAAGATATTAACATTCAGTGCTACTTTCAAGCACATCCCCACATTGATGAAGATATTTTAAATACAAGCTGGCTTTTAAATACCAGAAGACTCAAGATTTGACATCATTTCCATCATGATTCTCTGCGACAAATGTCCACAGCATCTAAGCCACCCGTGAAAAGAAAATGGATGCATATTTCTTTATTGGACATAAAGGCACTCAGGGACAAGACTGCGTCGAGAGGTTCAGCAGAAAAATGACCTGGGTTTGAATTGTCTCATAGGATCGTGGCCAATCATCGGGGAAGGAGGGGGCCGGGTGCGGGCTGCTGTTCGGAGATAGTGACCTCTATCAGTGGTCTCGGGAGATTGCTGCTGTGTC is a window encoding:
- the nhsl2 gene encoding NHS-like protein 2 isoform X6 codes for the protein MMGNTYEKEQPGQRKKKNKGGSNLDQESKRTAHFKSSWQQNINVFDSSSRPPCVEELHQEAQLNLQSLLQEEFGEPVIQKKATANTFGHKPALNREAVPDSCPKKGEKRMEFVLMPSTRSSSEDETTTFGVKPHEQFLSSPSTPDKPPKWTQGIPQSTPEKKRWHQARTVQADLVPINVTGEAVERQAIVRHSLFNTETAVNPKSTLRRRRTITGLCEPVQPQPGSLKEGSRPPHALTKTEANQRLFTFDEDMNVMSGNQVGNLGMVQSFPPTLRKVQSDLGQINNSNLSQSSGNITFTMNNPQMMPTSISEHSFSSLNTSWDQMRGSSFSSSLNNSSAVTAPSSVSVEALHDGTHAPVTFSQTYSSGQSHGQRTPCSSAQGSSATMSDRENDTESPHSSSRAWNGSNSVCSPHLSDMPPTLSLQCLKHCSQQDSGVLLNDGSHTERSVPLSTFLPREGQRQNTRSPMVSSFTSTPGEAAEKSQNHKDTRTNHERIIIYPINNASEDANSNLEFPGYANAEACTFRERSLSTPTDSGSCCSSDAIRSYDSKHYDHTRRHSANYIMRYPSASSEESQSNENVSVMTDQEGSQKSRPRSRSISLKKPKKKPVPPVRNVSLKTCEISLDPEETSANSSPQENRPTKLFIPSEKQVIQSESVGSNESSGFVSDAHSSSTTPTLRDGEPIRYTEHWFLNDWKSNDPYRSLSNSSTTTGITVIECVKSRGSSESLTSPSISRATTPSQLSVEAESKMSSPGKLPGLMSPSSGYSSQSETPTTYFPMSVYQGHVPQPGGKAKPKVPERKSSLQPTSPNEKSPKSKRIFELPISPPPHLDLSGLLSFKSKSKASRRHSDSSNINKPSQKHSPNQPSMPVITQTVLESVRLRSVSRSENEDHTEFLEPPQITHSESSETPLRKVRPPVPGKPPMSKRPSSIALKLSPIEHPSPTSTVPSPVSSNRGFSTVFRKVGVKKQDSLDKPDSQKLQASPNPAHVQPNHLQSNYVDNKQSRSVPLTTRDETQRLCSTELTRSSTQYVEKKKSKTPPPVPKKPNVLIVPTNTAHILVVTERPAQGPLHKKIASACHDNANAPFTNDASNVERGSKAHDLNMGPNIRTVPSAGIHLERNRNVEYNDGTGRYQTVSLRTDLDQNPEDISLNLNAKQRSPTDVQSGEVVMEDDDDVFVSSGTQRSTEDLFTVIHRSKRKVLGWKEPGESFTVRQVAISPPKPIVPIPSAGIRLNPSANGNGSKTSTSNENFKALLQKKGSKPAGGARMSAAELLKSTNPLARRIATEFTQDSERCQPISEPGSPENASKC